One genomic segment of Pyruvatibacter mobilis includes these proteins:
- a CDS encoding DUF2946 family protein: MTTHRHTHQRKSWRDRWQRRGISLAGLAAMAVHLAAFALGAIMPVATALAAAEAEPFEIVICTVNGPVTLDARDLGVDIGDGEAPTKIPRSACALSLQAAAPVAVDTAPALLIEPVEYTPADHAPVADTRPAYRAPQLRTSPPRAPPHTS, from the coding sequence GTGACAACGCACCGTCATACACACCAGCGCAAGAGCTGGCGTGACCGCTGGCAGCGCAGGGGAATTTCCCTTGCGGGGCTCGCGGCAATGGCCGTGCACCTGGCGGCCTTCGCGCTGGGGGCGATCATGCCCGTGGCCACGGCCCTTGCCGCCGCCGAGGCGGAACCCTTCGAGATTGTCATCTGTACCGTCAACGGACCGGTGACGCTGGACGCCCGCGACCTGGGCGTCGACATCGGCGATGGCGAGGCACCCACAAAGATACCCCGCTCCGCCTGCGCCCTGTCGCTGCAGGCCGCAGCCCCCGTGGCCGTGGACACGGCTCCCGCACTCCTCATCGAGCCGGTGGAATATACACCGGCCGACCATGCGCCCGTGGCGGACACCCGCCCGGCTTACCGGGCCCCGCAGCTGCGGACAAGCCCGCCCCGCGCCCCGCCGCACACGTCCTGA
- a CDS encoding MFS transporter, which translates to MADTSPAGAPKGASASMTDRLRTTPLAAYAALTFPMGGLGLPITVYLPPLYATDVGLGLSLVGFLFMITRIFDVITDPIMGVIIDHYPTRWGRRRHWIALSVPILLISAIFIYFPPVGAGGAYLLTWMLVLYVGYTMLTIAHQSWGAELSADYAERNRIYGWREVAIILGMVSVLGLPAVLEITAGADAFGKVGAMGWFLIITLPITAIAAVLLVPDHVTKVKTGQSLELKEGLRILFTNWSMGRIVAADMFTALATGIIGSSYLFLARFVWELPQYSSIMLLGYFVLGFAGMPFWMWLAKRMSKHRALCVALIWSIVAQLVYLIPGPGDFALALFATFFLGFAFGAGPFLLRSMMADVCDKDRLETGQNRTALLYAMLTTTAKVGAAISVGMTYPLLAWVGFDPATGSENSAQALDGLRLIFALLPILFLAAAIALIWNYPIDHAAQAEIRRKLAEMHAADKALAED; encoded by the coding sequence TTGGCTGACACTTCCCCTGCTGGCGCCCCCAAGGGTGCGTCCGCCAGCATGACCGACCGCCTGCGTACCACCCCCCTCGCTGCCTATGCGGCGCTGACTTTCCCAATGGGGGGGCTGGGTCTTCCGATCACGGTCTATCTGCCACCGCTCTATGCCACCGATGTGGGGTTGGGCCTGTCGCTGGTCGGCTTCCTGTTCATGATCACCCGCATCTTCGACGTGATCACCGATCCGATCATGGGCGTCATCATCGACCACTACCCCACCCGCTGGGGACGGCGGCGGCACTGGATCGCCCTGTCGGTGCCGATCCTGCTGATCTCCGCCATCTTCATCTATTTCCCGCCGGTGGGCGCAGGCGGCGCCTATCTGCTGACATGGATGCTGGTGCTCTATGTGGGCTACACGATGCTGACCATTGCCCACCAGAGCTGGGGCGCTGAACTGTCTGCCGACTATGCGGAGCGCAACCGCATCTATGGCTGGCGCGAGGTGGCGATCATCCTCGGCATGGTGTCGGTGCTGGGACTGCCCGCCGTGCTGGAGATCACCGCGGGCGCTGATGCCTTCGGCAAGGTTGGCGCCATGGGCTGGTTCCTGATCATCACCCTGCCGATTACCGCCATTGCCGCGGTGCTGCTGGTGCCCGACCACGTGACCAAGGTGAAGACCGGCCAGTCGCTGGAGCTGAAGGAGGGGCTACGCATCCTCTTCACCAACTGGAGCATGGGCCGCATCGTGGCAGCCGACATGTTCACGGCGCTGGCCACCGGCATCATCGGCTCAAGCTACCTGTTCCTTGCCCGCTTCGTGTGGGAGCTGCCGCAATATTCCTCGATCATGCTCTTGGGCTATTTCGTGCTCGGCTTTGCGGGCATGCCGTTCTGGATGTGGCTGGCCAAGCGGATGTCCAAGCACCGCGCCCTGTGCGTGGCGCTGATCTGGAGCATCGTCGCGCAGCTGGTCTATCTCATTCCCGGGCCGGGCGATTTCGCGCTGGCGCTGTTCGCCACCTTCTTCCTCGGCTTTGCCTTCGGGGCGGGTCCGTTCCTGCTCCGCTCCATGATGGCCGATGTGTGCGACAAGGACCGTCTGGAAACGGGCCAGAACCGCACCGCCCTGCTCTACGCGATGCTGACTACCACCGCGAAGGTGGGCGCGGCGATCTCCGTCGGCATGACTTACCCGCTGCTGGCGTGGGTTGGATTCGACCCGGCGACGGGCTCGGAGAACTCCGCCCAGGCACTGGACGGCCTGCGCCTCATCTTCGCGCTGCTGCCGATCCTGTTCCTGGCTGCCGCCATCGCACTGATCTGGAACTACCCCATCGACCACGCTGCCCAGGCCGAAATCCGCCGGAAACTCGCGGAAATGCACGCCGCAGACAAGGCACTGGCAGAGGACTAA
- a CDS encoding TonB-dependent copper receptor → MQTKLAFAACLLSTTALAAPALAQQQDTSSAPAAADVTLPAISVYAPRMSLPAESETRPQETPAPTPHSDGGDFLRSVPGVTAGRFGGHGLEPVIRGQSQNQLNITANGATTYGACPNRMDPPSSYAAIESYDRIKVVRGYQSVLNGPGAPGGAVILSHDKPELGETLTARGSAAAGYDGNGVTRSADAYVLTGTQDAYARLTLGLKDAENYEDGDGNSVRSSFSERQAGFTLGVTPGNNTHIRLSYAYHDVEDALFPGAGMDSPTAETRSYSAGLEHEFGTGIVRRIDVTAYATQVDHVMDNFSLRTRLAAPFARVPSESDTIGGSVKADLDIGGQIVQTAIDYRRNNREAIRSVGPNAGAVTRTQAFLWPDITIAELGFAAETSLTLGERTMLTTGARIDRVTVDYGRPNERAQMTGRTANDLYRAFYGVTASDQTETNVSALARLEYDLTDDTALFGSISRSVRTADATERGLANDQGLGANNSSWVGNPEIDPEKHHQVEAGMLTGGMDWQVSATAYANLVDDYILRDAARGQDGILITSANADIYRNIDALLAGLELAGEWAMSDSLSLRADAAYTYGEDRDADRALPQIPPLQGALHLDWQTTEWLELGASTRFAARQTRVDTNATTATGRDVGKTGGYAALDMRAAVTPVDGVELSAGVTNLLDATYANHLNRSNISDPTEVRVNEPGRSVFVRGRITF, encoded by the coding sequence ATGCAAACCAAACTCGCATTCGCAGCCTGCCTGCTGTCCACCACCGCACTTGCGGCCCCTGCCCTGGCACAGCAGCAGGACACCTCTTCCGCCCCGGCTGCCGCTGACGTGACGCTGCCGGCAATCTCCGTTTATGCACCGCGCATGAGCCTGCCGGCGGAGAGTGAAACCCGGCCGCAGGAAACACCGGCCCCCACGCCCCATTCCGATGGCGGCGACTTCCTGCGCTCGGTGCCGGGCGTTACCGCCGGACGCTTCGGCGGACACGGTCTGGAGCCGGTCATCCGCGGCCAGTCGCAGAACCAGCTGAACATCACTGCCAATGGCGCGACCACCTATGGCGCCTGCCCGAACCGCATGGACCCGCCTTCCTCCTATGCGGCGATTGAAAGCTATGACCGCATCAAGGTCGTGCGCGGCTACCAGTCGGTGCTCAACGGCCCCGGCGCGCCCGGCGGTGCGGTGATCCTGAGCCATGACAAGCCGGAGCTGGGCGAGACCCTGACCGCCCGCGGCAGCGCGGCTGCCGGATATGACGGCAATGGCGTGACCCGCTCCGCCGACGCCTATGTGCTGACGGGCACGCAGGATGCCTATGCGCGGCTGACGCTCGGGCTGAAAGACGCCGAGAACTACGAAGACGGCGACGGCAACTCGGTCCGCAGCTCGTTCTCCGAGCGCCAGGCCGGGTTCACCCTCGGCGTCACGCCCGGCAACAACACCCATATCCGCCTGAGCTACGCCTATCACGACGTGGAAGACGCACTGTTTCCCGGCGCCGGCATGGACTCGCCGACCGCCGAGACACGCAGCTACAGCGCCGGGCTGGAGCATGAATTCGGCACAGGCATCGTCAGGCGCATCGACGTGACCGCTTATGCGACGCAGGTGGACCATGTCATGGACAATTTCAGCCTGCGCACCCGGCTGGCCGCCCCCTTTGCCCGCGTCCCGTCGGAATCCGACACCATCGGCGGTTCGGTGAAGGCCGATCTCGATATCGGCGGCCAGATCGTGCAGACCGCCATCGACTACCGGCGCAACAACCGTGAGGCCATACGCTCGGTCGGCCCCAATGCGGGGGCTGTGACCCGCACCCAGGCTTTCCTGTGGCCGGACATCACCATCGCCGAACTGGGATTTGCTGCGGAAACCAGCCTGACACTCGGGGAGCGGACAATGCTCACCACCGGTGCCCGGATCGACCGGGTGACCGTTGACTATGGCCGCCCCAACGAACGCGCCCAGATGACCGGGCGCACCGCCAATGATCTCTACCGCGCGTTTTATGGCGTAACCGCGTCTGACCAGACCGAGACCAATGTCAGCGCGCTGGCCCGGCTCGAATATGACCTGACAGACGATACGGCCCTGTTCGGCAGCATCAGCCGCAGCGTGCGCACGGCAGACGCAACAGAACGCGGCCTGGCCAACGACCAGGGCCTCGGTGCCAACAACAGCTCCTGGGTTGGCAACCCGGAAATCGATCCGGAAAAGCACCACCAGGTAGAAGCCGGCATGCTGACCGGCGGCATGGACTGGCAGGTGAGCGCCACCGCCTACGCCAATCTGGTGGACGATTACATCCTGCGCGATGCGGCCCGCGGCCAGGACGGCATCCTCATCACATCAGCCAATGCGGACATCTACCGCAACATTGATGCCCTGCTGGCGGGTCTCGAACTGGCCGGCGAGTGGGCCATGAGCGATAGCCTGAGCCTGCGCGCGGACGCCGCCTATACCTATGGCGAAGACCGCGACGCGGACCGGGCACTGCCGCAGATCCCGCCGCTGCAGGGCGCCCTGCACCTGGACTGGCAGACCACCGAATGGCTGGAACTGGGTGCATCCACCCGCTTCGCAGCACGCCAGACCCGCGTGGACACCAACGCCACCACAGCCACCGGCCGGGATGTCGGCAAAACGGGCGGCTATGCGGCTCTCGACATGCGGGCAGCCGTGACACCGGTGGACGGCGTAGAGCTGTCTGCAGGCGTCACCAACCTGCTCGATGCCACCTACGCCAACCACCTCAACCGGTCGAACATCTCAGACCCCACGGAAGTCCGCGTCAACGAACCGGGCCGGTCTGTCTTCGTCCGGGGGCGGATCACCTTCTGA
- a CDS encoding DUF6949 family protein gives MTELTAFALAVATGIVTAGLTSSFYRLVTNRPLSFSLLAASVPEVVTGVATLVFAGPMVIMRNAVRARVLEQRPLVWLALSASISVFWAFMSGVFVMSLILAR, from the coding sequence ATGACCGAATTAACAGCCTTCGCCCTGGCGGTTGCCACGGGCATCGTCACGGCGGGTCTTACGTCGAGTTTCTACCGGCTGGTCACCAACCGGCCGCTGAGCTTCAGCCTGCTTGCCGCCTCGGTGCCGGAAGTGGTCACGGGCGTTGCCACGCTGGTTTTTGCGGGGCCGATGGTCATCATGCGCAACGCCGTGCGGGCACGAGTGCTGGAGCAGCGGCCCCTGGTCTGGCTGGCCCTGTCGGCTTCGATCTCGGTCTTCTGGGCCTTCATGTCCGGTGTCTTCGTCATGAGCCTGATCCTGGCCCGCTGA
- a CDS encoding nuclear transport factor 2 family protein: protein MIEKCIDGWHDYIFRKKPGALEELIAEDCVFLSPVVFTPQVGRDITIAYLTAAGGTLGGQGAPGVDTPAENAGKFKYTKEVLAGNHAVLEFETEMNGKYVNGVDIITCNDEGKITEFRVMIRPLQAVNAVHAAMGAMLEKMKG, encoded by the coding sequence ATGATCGAGAAATGCATTGACGGCTGGCACGACTACATCTTCCGCAAGAAGCCGGGCGCCCTTGAAGAGCTGATCGCCGAGGACTGCGTGTTCCTGTCGCCCGTGGTGTTTACCCCGCAGGTGGGCCGCGACATCACCATTGCCTATCTGACGGCGGCGGGCGGCACGCTGGGCGGTCAGGGCGCACCGGGCGTTGACACGCCGGCGGAGAACGCAGGCAAGTTCAAATACACCAAGGAAGTCCTCGCCGGGAACCACGCCGTGCTCGAGTTCGAAACCGAGATGAACGGCAAATATGTGAACGGCGTGGACATCATCACCTGCAATGACGAGGGCAAGATCACCGAATTCCGCGTGATGATCCGCCCGCTTCAGGCGGTGAACGCCGTCCACGCGGCGATGGGCGCCATGCTGGAGAAGATGAAGGGCTGA
- a CDS encoding copper chaperone PCu(A)C, whose product MMRRTFLALTLAASLGLAAAAPGETEDTPLTVTDAFARETIGLGKTGAAFLTVSNAGSEDDTLLAGATPAAGKVELHTHEKDGEIMRMRKVEAFPVPAQSDLKLQPGGNHIMLFDLAAPLAKGESFPLTLSFEKAGDITIDVSVVAIGDTIGHKAGHEKMDHGQMNHGEMDHGEMDHDNGGHGHSGH is encoded by the coding sequence ATGATGCGCCGCACCTTTCTCGCCCTGACCCTGGCCGCGAGCCTTGGCCTTGCAGCCGCCGCGCCCGGCGAGACTGAAGACACGCCCCTCACCGTGACCGACGCCTTTGCGCGCGAGACCATCGGTCTCGGCAAGACCGGCGCTGCCTTCCTGACCGTGAGCAATGCGGGCAGCGAGGACGACACGCTGCTGGCCGGCGCCACCCCCGCCGCCGGCAAGGTGGAACTGCACACCCACGAAAAGGACGGCGAGATCATGCGCATGCGGAAGGTCGAGGCCTTCCCCGTTCCCGCACAAAGCGACCTAAAGCTTCAACCCGGCGGTAACCACATCATGCTGTTCGACCTCGCAGCACCGCTGGCGAAAGGCGAAAGCTTTCCGCTGACCTTGAGCTTTGAGAAGGCCGGGGATATCACCATCGACGTTTCTGTCGTTGCCATCGGCGACACCATCGGCCACAAGGCGGGTCACGAGAAGATGGATCACGGCCAAATGAACCATGGTGAGATGGACCATGGTGAGATGGACCACGATAATGGGGGTCACGGCCATTCGGGCCACTGA
- a CDS encoding SDR family NAD(P)-dependent oxidoreductase: MDSFDGKVVVITGGATGIGFSFAKRFGEDGARLVIAGRRKDRVDEAVAALEALGYQAAGAACDVAKRGDVEALADFAWSTFGQADVLLNNAGVSQTARGSILTLDLGEYDRVYGINIYGMLHGIQVFGTRFVEQGTPAAIYNVGSENSFFPAVPGSSAYISSKHAVLAITEQLAEDVPDFIDVSLITPGWVASEMTDGFPGAMETDRYTAIVMPQLKAGHFFAVSHAYNMVHIDKRHDALRAAFDTYAPRYDGDDEFDVRTAIARAMARAKR; the protein is encoded by the coding sequence ATGGACAGTTTCGACGGCAAGGTGGTGGTGATCACAGGCGGGGCCACGGGCATCGGGTTCTCCTTCGCCAAGCGGTTCGGGGAGGACGGGGCCAGGCTCGTCATTGCCGGTCGCCGGAAAGACCGGGTCGATGAGGCCGTCGCCGCCCTTGAGGCGCTCGGCTATCAGGCGGCGGGCGCGGCGTGCGACGTGGCAAAGCGCGGCGACGTGGAGGCGCTGGCTGATTTCGCCTGGTCCACTTTCGGGCAAGCGGACGTGCTGCTCAATAATGCAGGTGTCAGCCAGACGGCGCGCGGTTCCATCCTGACGCTGGATCTCGGTGAATATGACCGGGTCTATGGCATCAACATCTACGGTATGCTGCACGGCATCCAGGTGTTCGGCACCCGCTTCGTGGAGCAGGGCACCCCGGCGGCCATCTACAATGTGGGCTCGGAAAACAGCTTCTTTCCCGCCGTACCCGGATCATCCGCCTATATCTCTTCCAAGCATGCGGTGCTCGCCATCACCGAGCAGCTGGCGGAAGACGTGCCGGACTTCATCGACGTGTCGCTGATCACGCCCGGCTGGGTCGCGTCTGAAATGACTGACGGCTTCCCCGGCGCCATGGAGACGGACCGCTACACCGCCATCGTCATGCCGCAGCTCAAGGCGGGTCATTTCTTCGCGGTGTCCCATGCCTACAACATGGTCCATATCGACAAGCGTCATGATGCCCTGCGCGCAGCCTTTGACACCTATGCGCCGCGCTATGACGGGGATGATGAATTTGACGTGCGCACGGCCATTGCCAGGGCCATGGCGCGCGCCAAACGCTAG
- a CDS encoding DUF3126 family protein has product MDQSEIVRLENYLRKKFRLDLLEVRQRPTKDDSVEVYLVDEFLGVIFKDDEDGEVSYDFNMAILGFDLDND; this is encoded by the coding sequence GTGGACCAATCAGAAATCGTGCGCCTTGAAAATTACCTGCGGAAGAAGTTCCGGCTCGATCTGCTGGAAGTCCGCCAGCGCCCGACCAAGGATGATTCCGTCGAGGTCTATCTGGTCGATGAGTTCCTGGGCGTGATCTTCAAGGACGACGAGGACGGCGAAGTCTCCTACGACTTCAACATGGCCATTCTCGGCTTCGACCTCGACAACGACTGA
- a CDS encoding transporter — translation MTLRLTAAAAAAFSLAATLPTLAHDGIDHSAPAPIRADGHAPIGVMGDHMHKEGEIMFSYRYMRMEMSDVRDGTSDLSNADVLATPNRFFGMPMQPPGLRIIPTEMTMEMHMVGAMYAPSDYVTLMVMGMYVEKDMDHITFNPMGTAQIGGFTTTTRGFGDTRVSALIRLHEDGNEKAHLNLGVSLPTGSITEEDTIFTPMGTTQRVRLPYPMQLGSGTVDVLPGITYSNRIDDFSFGGQASATIRGNRNSEDYKLGDMGEVTAWGAYQFAPWISASARVRGQTIGQIDGRDARIMGPVQTADPDNQGGRFVEAGIGLNLVGQEGILRGQRIAIEAVAPIHQDLNGPQMKRDWTLTVGWQYAF, via the coding sequence ATGACATTGCGTCTAACAGCGGCCGCTGCTGCCGCCTTCAGCCTTGCTGCCACCCTTCCTACGCTTGCCCATGACGGCATCGACCATTCAGCCCCGGCACCCATTCGCGCCGACGGCCACGCCCCCATCGGGGTGATGGGCGACCACATGCACAAGGAGGGCGAGATCATGTTCTCCTACCGCTACATGCGGATGGAGATGTCCGATGTGCGCGACGGCACCAGCGATCTGTCCAACGCTGATGTTCTTGCGACGCCCAACCGCTTCTTCGGCATGCCCATGCAGCCGCCGGGCCTGCGCATCATCCCGACCGAGATGACCATGGAGATGCACATGGTGGGCGCGATGTATGCGCCGAGCGACTATGTCACCCTGATGGTGATGGGGATGTATGTCGAAAAGGACATGGATCACATCACCTTCAACCCGATGGGCACAGCGCAGATCGGCGGGTTCACCACCACCACGCGCGGTTTCGGCGACACGCGGGTGTCCGCACTGATCCGCCTGCACGAAGACGGCAACGAAAAGGCCCATCTCAACCTCGGCGTCAGCCTGCCGACCGGCTCCATCACCGAAGAAGACACGATCTTCACGCCGATGGGCACCACCCAGCGGGTACGCCTGCCCTACCCCATGCAGTTGGGCTCCGGCACGGTAGATGTGCTGCCGGGCATCACCTATTCAAACCGCATCGACGATTTCTCCTTCGGCGGCCAGGCCTCCGCGACCATTCGCGGCAACCGGAACAGCGAGGACTACAAGCTGGGCGACATGGGCGAAGTAACCGCCTGGGGCGCCTATCAGTTCGCACCGTGGATTTCCGCCTCCGCCCGCGTGAGGGGCCAGACCATCGGCCAGATTGACGGCCGCGACGCGCGCATCATGGGCCCTGTACAGACCGCCGACCCGGACAATCAAGGCGGCCGCTTCGTGGAAGCGGGCATCGGCCTCAACCTCGTTGGCCAGGAAGGCATCCTGCGCGGACAGCGCATCGCCATCGAGGCTGTCGCACCGATTCATCAGGACCTGAATGGTCCGCAGATGAAGCGTGACTGGACCCTGACCGTCGGCTGGCAATACGCCTTCTGA